The Halosimplex litoreum genome has a window encoding:
- a CDS encoding class II fumarate hydratase, with product MSDDEFRTEEDSLGEMQVPADAYWGAQTQRAVENFPISEETFGRRFVRALGVVKKSAALANDDLGLVESEKVEAIVEAADEVIAGEHDDQFPVDVFQTGSGTSSNMNANEVIANRASEIYGAEIGSRTIHPNDHVNYGQSSNDVIPTAMHVASLEAVEKDVLPALSTLADALGEKEGEFDDVVKTGRTHLQDATPITLGQEFSGYRTQVEKGIERVENVTDHLSELALGGTAVGTGLNTHPEFPATAAEYISEETGVEFREADNHFEAQAAHDAMSEAHGALRTVAGSLNKIANDLRLLASGPRNGLGEVDQPENQPGSSIMPGKINPVVAEAVNQVHKQVVGNDAAVSAGAAEGQIDLNLYKPVLANDFLQSARLISNGSEVFAEKFVAKLEADREHCEERVQQSMALATALNPAIGYDKASKVAKQAMAEGKTIKEVVVAEGYLSEEEADEVLDPAKMTERVILGDE from the coding sequence ATGTCAGACGACGAGTTCCGAACGGAGGAGGACAGCCTCGGTGAGATGCAGGTCCCGGCGGACGCCTACTGGGGCGCCCAGACCCAGCGCGCCGTCGAGAACTTCCCGATCAGCGAGGAGACCTTCGGCCGGCGGTTCGTCCGCGCGCTCGGCGTCGTCAAGAAGTCCGCGGCGCTGGCCAACGACGACCTGGGCCTCGTCGAGTCGGAGAAAGTCGAGGCCATCGTCGAGGCGGCCGACGAGGTCATCGCCGGCGAGCACGACGACCAGTTCCCCGTCGACGTGTTCCAGACCGGCTCGGGCACCTCCTCGAACATGAACGCCAACGAGGTCATCGCCAACCGCGCAAGCGAGATCTACGGCGCCGAGATCGGTTCTCGGACGATTCACCCCAACGACCACGTCAACTACGGCCAGTCGTCCAACGACGTGATCCCGACCGCGATGCACGTCGCGAGCCTCGAAGCCGTCGAGAAGGACGTCCTCCCGGCGCTTTCGACGCTCGCCGACGCGCTCGGCGAGAAGGAGGGGGAGTTCGACGACGTGGTCAAGACGGGTCGCACGCACCTCCAGGACGCGACGCCCATCACACTCGGTCAGGAGTTCTCCGGGTACCGCACCCAGGTCGAGAAGGGCATCGAGCGCGTCGAGAACGTCACCGACCACCTGAGCGAACTCGCCCTGGGCGGCACCGCCGTCGGCACGGGTCTCAACACCCACCCCGAGTTCCCCGCCACGGCCGCGGAGTACATCAGCGAGGAGACCGGCGTCGAGTTCCGCGAAGCGGACAATCACTTCGAGGCTCAGGCCGCCCACGACGCGATGAGCGAGGCCCACGGCGCGCTGCGGACCGTCGCCGGGAGCCTCAACAAGATCGCCAACGACCTGCGGCTGCTGGCGTCGGGTCCCCGGAACGGCCTCGGCGAGGTCGACCAGCCGGAGAACCAGCCCGGTTCGTCGATCATGCCCGGGAAGATCAACCCGGTCGTCGCCGAGGCGGTCAACCAGGTCCACAAGCAGGTCGTCGGCAACGACGCCGCCGTCTCCGCGGGCGCCGCGGAGGGCCAGATCGACCTCAACCTCTACAAGCCGGTGCTGGCGAACGACTTCCTCCAGTCGGCACGGCTGATCTCGAACGGCAGCGAGGTCTTCGCCGAGAAGTTCGTCGCGAAGCTCGAAGCCGACCGCGAGCACTGCGAGGAGCGCGTCCAGCAGTCGATGGCGCTGGCGACGGCGCTCAACCCCGCGATCGGCTACGACAAGGCCAGCAAGGTCGCCAAGCAGGCCATGGCCGAGGGCAAGACGATCAAGGAGGTCGTCGTCGCCGAGGGCTACCTGAGCGAGGAGGAGGCCGACGAGGTGCTCGACCCGGCGAAGATGACCGAGCGTGTGATCCTCGGGGACGAGTAG
- a CDS encoding DUF7537 family lipoprotein yields the protein MDGRALVVVGLVVLAGCSIVADGGESESPVETLTPAPVPTTAPTDTADPSPLPPGVTTRGRISPSALASAHVREVTGQSYVWAERRRTLTATGDGNWTEARNRTRTVRLEAGDTYHWSRSRRVVWTGLTLGYQPAIERYADGERRYVREQDVDGPLYRARPATNDSQIVALIAANRIQSYLSLRNVSVSVGRIDGERRYWVENRGGGVVDGEYAANLSVGAVVTADGFVRRLSVTYTTERRGTPTRIEYEFAYRQVGNATVSPPEWLPEARAAVGEEDRATPSVNATARTPG from the coding sequence ATGGACGGGCGCGCGCTGGTCGTCGTCGGCCTCGTCGTGCTCGCGGGCTGTTCGATCGTCGCCGACGGGGGCGAGTCCGAGAGCCCCGTCGAGACGCTGACGCCCGCGCCGGTACCGACGACCGCGCCGACCGACACGGCCGACCCCTCGCCGCTCCCGCCGGGCGTGACGACACGGGGTCGGATCAGTCCGAGCGCCCTCGCGTCCGCGCACGTGCGAGAAGTGACGGGTCAGTCGTACGTCTGGGCCGAGCGCCGGCGGACGCTGACGGCGACCGGCGACGGCAACTGGACCGAGGCGCGCAACCGCACGCGAACCGTGCGGCTCGAAGCCGGCGACACCTACCATTGGAGCCGCTCCCGGCGGGTCGTCTGGACCGGCCTCACGCTCGGCTACCAGCCCGCGATCGAGCGGTACGCCGACGGCGAACGGCGCTACGTCCGCGAACAGGACGTGGACGGGCCCCTCTATCGCGCCCGGCCCGCGACCAACGACAGCCAGATCGTCGCGCTGATCGCCGCCAACCGGATCCAGTCGTACCTGTCGCTCAGGAACGTCTCCGTCTCGGTCGGCCGGATCGACGGCGAGCGGCGCTACTGGGTCGAGAACCGCGGCGGCGGCGTCGTCGACGGCGAGTACGCCGCGAACCTCTCCGTCGGCGCCGTCGTCACCGCCGACGGGTTCGTCCGCCGGCTCTCGGTCACCTACACCACCGAACGGCGCGGGACGCCCACCCGTATCGAGTACGAGTTCGCCTATCGGCAGGTGGGGAACGCTACCGTCTCACCCCCCGAGTGGCTGCCCGAGGCCCGCGCCGCCGTCGGCGAGGAAGACCGCGCTACACCGTCCGTCAACGCAACCGCCCGCACTCCGGGATGA
- the gatE gene encoding Glu-tRNA(Gln) amidotransferase subunit GatE yields the protein MSDADYDYEDLGLVAGLEIHQQLDTASKLFCPCPTELREPEEAGRTFTRYLHPTKSELGEIDEAALEESMVDRQFEYLSYDTTCLVEEDDEPPHRVDREAMDVTMEIAQLLDASVVDQVHVMRKIVVDGSNTTGFQRTMRVAGEGAIETDDGTVRIEDLMLEEESAQRVEETDSGVQFSLDRLGIPLVEIGTKPDIRSPEQARAAAERIGMLLRSTGQVKRGLGTIRQDVNVSIAEGARVEIKGVQSLDDIDDIVRNEVRRQVELLDIADELDGRGAAVGEPEDVTEVFEDTDSGVIGGALSSGGNVMAVRLDGFDGLVGREIQPDRRLGTEFSDHAKRHGAGGIFHTDELPAYGVTEAEVSDLREAVGAGPEDAVALVADDPETTELAIEAVVERAEAAMDEVPEETRDATEEGTTRYLRPLPGAARMYPETDVPPVEPDPSEVDQPELLTEKVERYQAEYDLGSGLAEQVAYGESMPLFERVVGEGVDPTLAATTFESTLTELRRDDVAVENLTDDHLADALALVDEGEVPQEGLDDLLRALSADPALTAEEAVEREDLGGVGDEEVREAVVRVVERNAEQVEAEGMGAFSGLMGECMGELRGKADGDTVSSVLREEIQERA from the coding sequence ATGAGCGACGCCGACTACGACTACGAGGACCTGGGGCTGGTGGCAGGGCTGGAGATCCACCAGCAGCTGGACACGGCATCGAAGCTGTTCTGCCCGTGTCCGACGGAGCTCCGCGAACCCGAGGAGGCCGGTCGGACCTTCACCCGCTATCTCCACCCGACCAAGAGCGAGCTCGGCGAGATCGACGAGGCCGCCCTGGAGGAGAGCATGGTCGACCGGCAGTTCGAATATCTCTCCTACGACACCACCTGTCTCGTCGAGGAGGACGACGAGCCGCCCCACCGCGTCGACCGGGAGGCGATGGACGTGACCATGGAGATCGCCCAGCTGCTCGACGCGAGCGTCGTCGACCAGGTCCACGTCATGCGGAAGATCGTCGTCGACGGCTCGAACACCACGGGCTTCCAGCGGACGATGCGCGTCGCCGGCGAGGGCGCCATCGAGACCGACGACGGAACCGTCCGCATCGAGGACCTCATGCTCGAAGAGGAATCGGCCCAGCGCGTCGAGGAGACCGATTCGGGCGTGCAGTTCTCGCTCGACCGTCTCGGGATCCCGCTCGTGGAGATCGGGACCAAACCCGATATTCGCTCGCCCGAGCAGGCCCGCGCCGCCGCCGAGCGCATCGGCATGCTGCTGCGCTCGACGGGACAGGTCAAGCGCGGCTTAGGTACCATCCGCCAGGACGTGAACGTCTCCATCGCCGAGGGCGCCCGCGTCGAGATCAAGGGCGTCCAGAGCCTCGACGACATCGACGACATCGTCCGCAACGAGGTCCGACGGCAGGTCGAACTCCTCGATATCGCCGACGAACTCGACGGACGGGGCGCCGCCGTCGGCGAGCCTGAAGACGTGACCGAAGTCTTCGAAGACACCGACTCCGGTGTCATCGGCGGCGCGCTCTCCAGTGGCGGTAACGTGATGGCCGTCCGTCTGGACGGCTTCGACGGGCTCGTCGGCCGGGAGATCCAGCCCGACCGCCGGCTGGGGACGGAGTTCTCGGACCACGCCAAGCGCCACGGCGCCGGCGGCATCTTCCACACCGACGAACTGCCGGCCTACGGCGTCACCGAAGCGGAGGTTTCGGACCTGCGCGAGGCCGTCGGCGCCGGGCCCGAGGACGCCGTCGCGCTGGTCGCCGACGACCCCGAGACGACCGAGCTGGCCATCGAGGCGGTCGTCGAGCGCGCCGAGGCGGCGATGGACGAAGTCCCCGAGGAGACCCGCGACGCCACCGAGGAGGGGACGACCCGCTACCTGCGACCGCTGCCGGGCGCGGCGCGGATGTACCCCGAGACGGACGTGCCGCCGGTGGAACCCGACCCGTCGGAGGTCGACCAGCCCGAACTGCTCACCGAGAAGGTCGAGCGCTACCAGGCCGAGTACGACCTCGGTTCGGGGCTGGCCGAGCAGGTCGCCTACGGCGAGTCCATGCCGCTGTTCGAGCGGGTGGTCGGGGAGGGCGTCGACCCGACGCTGGCGGCCACGACGTTCGAATCGACGCTGACCGAACTCCGCCGGGACGACGTGGCCGTCGAGAACCTGACCGACGACCACCTCGCCGACGCGCTCGCGCTGGTCGACGAGGGCGAGGTCCCTCAGGAGGGCCTGGACGACCTGCTGCGGGCGCTTTCGGCCGACCCCGCTCTCACGGCCGAGGAAGCCGTCGAACGGGAGGACCTGGGCGGTGTCGGCGACGAGGAGGTGCGCGAGGCGGTCGTGCGGGTCGTCGAGCGCAACGCCGAGCAGGTCGAGGCCGAGGGTATGGGTGCGTTCTCCGGGCTGATGGGCGAGTGCATGGGCGAGCTGCGCGGGAAGGCCGACGGCGACACGGTCAGCAGCGTCCTCCGCGAGGAGATCCAGGAGCGAGCGTAA